In one window of Natrinema halophilum DNA:
- a CDS encoding IclR family transcriptional regulator, which yields MENIIWCRPLTHTMEKESQTIQAGEKLLTVIEAIQELDGARVSELADHLGYTKSTVHRYLATLESQEYVVKERGTYHIGLRFLDIGEHAATRKKAYTMAESKVAELAEETQERAQFVVEEHGKAVYVHREIGNNAVRTDPGLGKRIPIHAAAAGKAILAYTPEEKVQHIIETRGLPAMTEHTITDPEELFEDLELTRDRGYTINENEILEGLSAIGVAIQDENERAIGALSVSGPTHRMKGEWFKEDLPSLLMGTANELELNTSHSHRL from the coding sequence ATGGAAAATATAATATGGTGCCGACCTCTAACCCATACTATGGAAAAAGAAAGCCAGACCATCCAAGCGGGAGAAAAACTCCTGACCGTTATCGAGGCCATTCAGGAACTCGATGGCGCCCGTGTTTCCGAACTCGCCGACCACCTCGGATACACCAAAAGCACGGTCCACCGCTATCTAGCCACGCTTGAATCACAAGAGTACGTCGTGAAGGAGCGAGGAACCTATCATATTGGACTTCGATTCTTAGATATTGGAGAACACGCGGCTACGCGCAAAAAAGCGTATACAATGGCAGAGTCAAAGGTTGCCGAACTTGCCGAAGAAACACAGGAGAGGGCGCAATTCGTCGTCGAAGAGCACGGAAAAGCTGTGTACGTCCATCGGGAGATCGGCAACAACGCCGTCAGGACCGATCCTGGTCTCGGTAAACGGATTCCGATTCACGCTGCAGCTGCAGGAAAAGCAATCCTCGCATATACGCCAGAAGAGAAGGTGCAACACATCATTGAAACCAGAGGATTGCCAGCAATGACCGAGCATACGATAACGGATCCCGAGGAACTGTTTGAGGACCTCGAGCTCACTCGCGACCGGGGATACACGATCAACGAAAACGAAATCCTCGAAGGACTTTCGGCTATTGGCGTTGCGATCCAGGACGAAAATGAACGTGCTATCGGGGCGCTAAGCGTCTCTGGTCCAACTCATCGAATGAAAGGAGAGTGGTTCAAAGAAGACCTCCCGAGTCTGTTGATGGGAACAGCGAATGAACTCGAATTGAATACGTCTCATTCTCACCGGTTGTAG
- a CDS encoding DUF3604 domain-containing protein gives MDEEAIRETYGTATITPQNDVVVGSFGTWTITYTAGELGLDDGARLKIAANVASDWGPPQFDDPTEDNYCSVTTSGDASVTAEYHSRGYSRPWTDTIDVDVHDGALSPGDTITLTLGDRSQGSMGLSAQSYPETGFQFIVLVDAFETEEYVRIADDLSFDLVPGTLDRLRAVVPSTASIDETVTLSVRGEDYWGNPITDDTTTVRFEGDDGIKLPETATLSDGVVHVQASFDQPGVYRVTVSDDESGAETTTNPVCCRDTDVGTRTYWGDIHGQSGETVGTGTITEYFDFAKEKAFLDFVSHAGNDFQITDAFWETIQDTVKEFHEPDEFVTFLCYEWSANTPNGGDHNVYFLDDEAEINRSSSWQVENGYERHQGINTAEELYETYSGRDDVLIIPHQGGRPATLDAFDPELTPFLELLSVWGVFEWFGQEALERGYQVGFVGGSDDHTGRPGASRPANVTGWSFPIKGGLMGIHADSLTRESLWNAFKNRRCYATTGARIDLNTSIDGHPMGSTVDVTGSPTINVEVRGTAPISEVDLFRGTDCVATETFRDGDDWLEVLWTGARSKTRHKVQNWTGGVSLDRGRIDDVEPFGFDHPKQGIESVTDTAVKWDAATAGNYQGVRLQLDAPTDAMLSISTPPVTESVALSSVEDSVVFDAGRIERRLELNRVGQSSTVDTKIAFEDDPDPDTYPYYVRVRQTDGEMAWSSPIFATIE, from the coding sequence ATGGACGAAGAAGCAATCCGCGAAACATACGGCACAGCGACGATTACACCGCAGAATGATGTTGTCGTTGGGTCGTTTGGGACGTGGACGATTACGTACACAGCTGGTGAACTCGGTCTGGACGATGGCGCTCGGCTGAAAATTGCCGCAAACGTGGCAAGTGACTGGGGCCCGCCGCAGTTTGACGATCCTACAGAAGATAATTACTGCTCGGTGACGACCTCGGGTGATGCGAGCGTGACAGCTGAGTATCATTCGAGGGGTTACTCCCGCCCCTGGACGGACACGATAGACGTCGATGTGCACGATGGAGCACTCTCTCCTGGCGACACGATCACGCTTACGCTCGGTGATCGAAGTCAAGGAAGCATGGGGTTGTCCGCTCAGAGTTATCCGGAGACCGGATTTCAGTTCATCGTTCTCGTCGACGCCTTCGAAACCGAAGAGTACGTTCGGATAGCGGATGACCTGTCGTTTGATCTCGTTCCCGGTACACTCGATAGGCTCCGCGCAGTGGTCCCTTCAACGGCGTCGATTGATGAAACGGTCACTCTCTCCGTTCGGGGTGAGGACTACTGGGGGAACCCGATTACCGACGATACGACCACAGTCCGATTCGAGGGTGATGATGGCATCAAGCTTCCAGAAACGGCCACGCTCTCGGACGGCGTGGTTCACGTTCAAGCCTCGTTTGACCAACCCGGCGTCTATCGAGTAACCGTCAGTGACGATGAAAGCGGTGCCGAGACGACGACGAATCCGGTGTGCTGTCGCGACACCGACGTCGGTACTCGCACATATTGGGGCGATATCCACGGGCAATCCGGAGAGACGGTCGGCACCGGAACGATCACTGAATACTTCGACTTTGCCAAGGAGAAAGCGTTTCTCGATTTCGTCTCTCACGCCGGCAACGACTTTCAGATCACCGACGCGTTCTGGGAAACGATCCAGGATACCGTCAAAGAATTTCACGAACCCGATGAATTCGTGACGTTTCTCTGTTACGAGTGGTCGGCGAACACACCGAACGGAGGCGATCACAACGTCTATTTCCTCGATGACGAGGCCGAGATCAATCGGAGTTCGAGCTGGCAAGTCGAGAACGGGTACGAGCGCCACCAGGGGATCAATACCGCCGAAGAACTCTACGAAACGTACAGTGGTCGAGATGACGTCCTCATCATCCCCCATCAAGGCGGCCGACCGGCGACGTTAGATGCATTCGATCCGGAGCTGACACCGTTTCTCGAACTGCTCTCGGTCTGGGGTGTCTTCGAGTGGTTTGGACAGGAGGCACTCGAACGTGGATACCAGGTCGGGTTCGTTGGCGGTAGTGACGACCACACCGGGAGGCCTGGTGCGAGTCGTCCAGCAAACGTAACGGGATGGTCCTTCCCGATCAAGGGCGGATTGATGGGTATTCACGCCGATTCGCTTACCCGGGAATCGCTCTGGAACGCGTTCAAGAATCGGCGGTGCTATGCGACGACTGGCGCTCGAATTGACCTTAACACGTCGATCGACGGCCACCCGATGGGATCTACAGTTGACGTCACCGGGTCTCCGACGATCAATGTCGAAGTGAGGGGGACTGCACCGATCTCCGAAGTAGATCTGTTCCGGGGAACCGATTGCGTCGCTACCGAGACGTTCAGAGACGGAGACGACTGGCTGGAGGTTCTGTGGACCGGCGCCCGGTCGAAGACGCGTCACAAAGTCCAAAATTGGACCGGCGGCGTGAGCCTCGACCGGGGGCGAATCGACGACGTGGAACCGTTCGGCTTCGATCATCCGAAACAGGGTATTGAGAGCGTGACCGATACGGCCGTCAAATGGGATGCGGCTACAGCAGGGAATTATCAGGGGGTCAGGCTTCAGCTCGATGCGCCTACGGACGCGATGCTTTCCATTAGCACGCCACCTGTCACCGAATCTGTCGCTCTTTCCTCGGTCGAGGACAGCGTCGTTTTCGACGCGGGCCGCATAGAACGGAGACTCGAACTCAATAGGGTGGGTCAATCTTCTACAGTAGACACCAAGATCGCGTTCGAAGACGATCCGGACCCCGACACCTATCCCTACTATGTACGGGTTCGCCAGACTGACGGAGAAATGGCGTGGAGTTCCCCTATCTTCGCCACCATCGAGTGA
- a CDS encoding MFS transporter, translating to MANSHIQTFYEHARAVVGDLQKDGRGWMLMAVSLGWLVSLGVRLVFPTLLSNIRSEFGMSLSTAGLLLSMLWAAYALMQLPGGIIADRMGERTALVLSCSVSIAGIIFVILAPSIEVLFLAIVLVGVGTGLYGTTRVTVVGTVFQDRGGVAMGLTQAAGNVGTTLLPTLAGLLAVAVGWRWGLGSILPFFILALTSLWITLPQTTATTTRGDSERSWDDLRPFLNSLRHRPLIIVNISMALNAFVYQSFTSFYPTYLVVRKGLHSGTAATLLGLFFASGIVIQPVAGIVSDRLGTRVTLAGVFGGTVAVLAVLPFVSGLWTLVLITVPAALLLAVWPITNSYVVSVVPGESNKGAIVGTTRFAYLLFGATGPIAVGIIAEAGSFDRAFLLLAGIALVASVTSLFLSSPSS from the coding sequence ATGGCGAACTCGCACATCCAGACTTTCTACGAACATGCGAGGGCGGTAGTCGGTGATCTTCAGAAGGATGGCCGCGGGTGGATGCTGATGGCGGTCTCGCTTGGATGGCTCGTCAGTCTTGGCGTCCGACTCGTCTTCCCAACCCTCCTCTCCAATATTCGGAGTGAGTTCGGGATGAGTCTCTCGACTGCGGGGCTTCTCCTGTCGATGCTGTGGGCCGCCTATGCATTGATGCAACTCCCTGGTGGGATCATTGCAGATCGAATGGGGGAACGAACCGCACTTGTTTTAAGTTGCTCAGTTTCGATAGCAGGAATTATATTCGTCATACTCGCGCCTTCGATCGAAGTGCTCTTTCTTGCAATAGTGCTGGTCGGTGTAGGAACAGGTCTCTACGGAACGACGCGCGTAACGGTAGTAGGTACTGTGTTTCAGGACCGAGGTGGCGTTGCGATGGGTCTTACTCAGGCCGCTGGTAACGTTGGAACGACACTCCTGCCAACGTTGGCCGGATTACTCGCCGTCGCGGTCGGATGGCGATGGGGCCTCGGAAGTATATTGCCGTTTTTCATCCTGGCACTTACCAGTCTCTGGATTACGCTCCCCCAGACTACTGCTACAACGACCAGAGGGGACAGTGAGCGGTCTTGGGATGATTTGCGTCCCTTCCTGAATAGCCTCCGCCATCGTCCCCTGATAATCGTCAATATTTCGATGGCGTTGAATGCGTTCGTTTATCAGTCATTTACCAGCTTTTATCCAACCTATCTCGTCGTCCGGAAAGGTCTTCATTCGGGGACCGCAGCAACGCTTTTAGGGCTGTTCTTTGCATCGGGGATCGTGATCCAGCCGGTAGCTGGCATCGTTAGCGACCGGCTTGGAACTCGGGTTACACTCGCTGGTGTCTTTGGCGGCACAGTGGCTGTGTTGGCGGTGCTTCCGTTCGTAAGTGGACTCTGGACTCTCGTCTTGATCACAGTTCCTGCGGCCCTCTTACTCGCTGTCTGGCCGATTACCAACTCGTACGTTGTCTCTGTCGTGCCAGGGGAGAGTAACAAGGGCGCAATAGTCGGCACAACCCGTTTCGCCTACCTTCTATTCGGGGCGACCGGTCCGATCGCCGTCGGAATCATAGCCGAGGCTGGAAGCTTCGACCGTGCATTTCTGTTGCTTGCCGGGATCGCACTCGTTGCCAGTGTCACGTCGTTGTTCCTCTCATCACCGTCGTCGTAG
- a CDS encoding YeiH family protein has translation MNRTLFFELILGVSLLGVCAILAKVSAPFIPGANNLLIAVIIGITIANTTGVPSVARPGVQTHKLWLATGIVLMGASLTVESILARGILVLAIVLSVTTFTIFYVEFLSRVVFGFSEKLSSLLAVGSSICGVSAVVAVAGSIRASEEDIAYAAATVLLFDAVTLFIYPIVGNIFAIPSKIFGMWAGVSMFSTGPVIAVGFMHSAKAGEWATITKLARNALIGVVAVAYAAYYTRKRTNASQSQIRILWAEFPKFILGFIAFMFIASAGFLSTNQISSLVNVYNWLFLLAFVGLGTEIRFSELRSTGISPALVVLIGLSTVSVFSLLLLFFLFG, from the coding sequence ATGAATCGGACGCTCTTTTTTGAACTGATACTTGGAGTATCGTTGCTAGGAGTTTGTGCAATCCTCGCGAAAGTATCCGCCCCGTTCATTCCCGGAGCCAATAACCTATTAATCGCGGTTATTATCGGTATCACCATCGCGAATACCACGGGAGTTCCATCAGTAGCCCGCCCAGGCGTTCAAACACACAAACTCTGGCTTGCGACGGGGATCGTGTTGATGGGTGCTTCGTTGACGGTAGAATCGATACTTGCAAGAGGCATCCTTGTACTGGCGATAGTACTATCCGTGACAACCTTCACGATCTTTTATGTTGAGTTCTTATCTCGAGTCGTTTTCGGCTTCTCGGAGAAACTAAGTTCGTTGTTGGCGGTAGGCTCGAGCATTTGTGGTGTCTCTGCAGTTGTAGCAGTTGCAGGGAGTATTCGTGCTTCTGAGGAAGATATCGCCTACGCTGCGGCGACGGTGTTGTTATTCGACGCAGTTACGCTATTCATATATCCAATTGTTGGAAATATATTTGCAATACCATCAAAAATATTCGGGATGTGGGCAGGTGTGAGCATGTTCAGTACGGGGCCAGTGATCGCGGTCGGATTCATGCACTCGGCAAAAGCAGGGGAATGGGCAACGATAACGAAACTCGCACGGAATGCCCTGATCGGTGTAGTCGCAGTCGCATACGCCGCGTATTATACACGAAAACGGACAAATGCAAGCCAGTCACAAATCAGGATACTCTGGGCAGAATTCCCGAAATTCATACTGGGATTCATTGCGTTCATGTTTATTGCGAGTGCTGGTTTCCTATCGACGAATCAAATATCGTCACTGGTAAATGTGTATAATTGGTTGTTTTTACTCGCGTTCGTTGGTCTAGGGACAGAAATTCGCTTTTCGGAGTTGCGCTCTACGGGGATCTCTCCCGCACTGGTCGTATTAATCGGATTGTCTACTGTGAGTGTCTTTTCATTATTACTGTTATTTTTCTTATTCGGCTGA
- a CDS encoding electron transfer flavoprotein subunit beta/FixA family protein, translating into MKILVTVKEVATVEDEFEIDGTEIADQYLGADLNEWDDYAIEEAVQLQEAGIADEVVTVTIGPEDCEQTIRQALAKGADRAVRVWDDSLEGVDLLDVNAKTEILSAVVEEEEPDLVLSGVQAGDDSFAATGVSVAENVGFQWGAVVNHLEHDFSGDTVSVRRELEGGVEELNEIELPAVLTIQTGINEPRYASLRGIRQAQRKELDVQNLADLGVDESAIDADLELTDMYEPESESDVTVWEGGPDDTAAELGELLRDKGVAQ; encoded by the coding sequence ATGAAAATTCTCGTAACGGTCAAAGAAGTGGCGACCGTCGAAGACGAGTTCGAAATCGACGGCACCGAGATTGCAGATCAGTACCTCGGTGCTGATCTCAACGAGTGGGACGACTACGCGATCGAAGAAGCCGTCCAGCTCCAGGAAGCCGGGATCGCCGACGAAGTCGTAACCGTCACCATCGGGCCGGAAGACTGTGAACAGACCATCCGCCAGGCGCTTGCCAAAGGCGCCGACCGCGCCGTCCGCGTCTGGGACGACTCCCTCGAGGGCGTCGACCTGCTCGACGTCAACGCGAAGACGGAGATCTTGAGCGCCGTCGTCGAGGAAGAAGAGCCCGATCTCGTCTTGAGCGGCGTCCAGGCCGGGGACGACAGTTTCGCCGCGACCGGCGTGTCCGTCGCCGAAAACGTCGGCTTCCAGTGGGGCGCCGTCGTCAATCACCTCGAGCACGACTTCAGCGGCGACACCGTATCGGTGCGCCGCGAACTCGAGGGCGGCGTCGAAGAACTGAACGAAATCGAGCTGCCGGCCGTGCTGACGATCCAGACCGGGATCAACGAGCCCCGCTACGCCAGCCTCCGCGGTATCCGCCAGGCCCAGCGCAAGGAACTCGACGTCCAGAACCTGGCCGACCTCGGCGTCGACGAGAGCGCCATCGATGCCGACCTCGAACTGACGGACATGTACGAACCCGAAAGCGAAAGCGACGTCACCGTCTGGGAGGGCGGCCCGGACGATACCGCCGCAGAACTCGGTGAACTGCTCCGCGACAAGGGGGTGGCACAATGA